The Coffea arabica cultivar ET-39 chromosome 1e, Coffea Arabica ET-39 HiFi, whole genome shotgun sequence genome has a window encoding:
- the LOC140016777 gene encoding uncharacterized protein gives MVDGPMVFSFVHAKCNKQDRRSLWSMLLLDNPIDAPWFLVGDFNVIVSEEEKRGGLPFRLGEGLDFICFMASARVRDAGFSGLKFTWCNNRGGSAHIWKRLDRLLYNQHASSLDYNFTVQHLGRDPSDHAPLLLTALSRLDNKPKSFRFLNIWTTKPEVLGVIRQAWEGTFLGLPLQRLAAKLREVKRQVQLWSRDSFGDIFEGVRKAGGEVLRLEGLFDSDPSESNLLALQEARAGLRNSLMIEEGYWRQKARVKWIREGDKNSKYFHSIVTEHRTKAVIPRIKGANGVWLTEEDRIAVEAIEYFKTLFSAEPFSGSWDTLDVVPT, from the coding sequence ATGGTAGATGGTCCTATGGTTTTTTCGTTTGTGCATGCAAAGTGTAATAAACAGGATAGAAGGTCGCTTTGGTCTATGTTACTACTAGATAACCCGATCGATGCTCCATGGTTCCTAGTTGGGGATTTTAATGTCATAGTTAGTGAGGAGGAGAAGCGGGGTGGCTTACCTTTTCGATTGGGGGAGGGGTTGGATTTTATCTGTTTCATGGCTTCTGCTAGGGTAAGAGATGCTGGGTTTTCGGGTTTGAAGTTCACATGGTGTAATAATAGAGGGGGGAGTGCGCATATTTGGAAGAGGCTAGACAGATTGTTATATAATCAGCATGCATCTTCCTTAGATTATAATTTTACGGTGCAACATTTGGGGCgagacccctcggatcatgctccCTTACTCTTGACAGCACTGTCTAGATTGGATAATAAACCAAAGTCCTTTCGATTCCTGAATATATGGACGACTAAGCCGGAGGTTTTGGGAGTTATTCGACAAGCTTGGGAGGGAACTTTTTTGGGCCTGCCCCTGCAGAGATTAGCTGCCAAGTTGCGGGAGGTCAAACGGCAGGTGCAATTGTGGTCTAGGGATTCGTTTGGGGATATTTTTGAGGGGGTAAGGAAGGCTGGGGGGGAGGTACTGAGGTTGGAGGGTCTTTTTGATAGTGATCCTTCGGAATCAAATCTCCTTGCTCTTCAGGAGGCCCGGGCGGGGTTGAGGAACTCGCTAATGATAGAGGAAGGTTACTGGAGACAAAAGGCGAGGGTGAAATGGATTAGGGAGGGGGATAAAAATTCTAAATATTTCCACTCTATAGTTACGGAGCATAGGACGAAAGCGGTAATTCCTCGAATCAAAGGTGCGAATGGGGTTTGGTTAACAGAGGAGGATCGGATTGCAGTGGAGGCAATTGAGTATTTTAAAACTTTATTCTCGGCTGAGCCATTCTCAGGGTCTTGGGATACACTGGACGTGGTTCCCACATGA